The following are from one region of the Colius striatus isolate bColStr4 chromosome Z, bColStr4.1.hap1, whole genome shotgun sequence genome:
- the RICTOR gene encoding rapamycin-insensitive companion of mTOR isoform X3 produces MVRACIAIICELALQNPEVVALRGGLSTILKNVIDCQLSRINEALITTVLHLINHPKTRQYVRADVELERILAPYTDFHYRHNPDTAEGQVKEDREARFLASKMGIVAAFRSWAGIISLCKPGNSGIQSLIGVLCIPNMEIRRGLLEVLYDIFRLPLPVMAEEFIEALLSVDPSRFQDCWRLSDGFVAAEAKTILPHRARSRPDLMDNYLALVLSAFISNGLLEGLVEVITSSDDHVSVRATILLGELLHMANTILPHSHSHHLHCLPTLMNMAASFDIMKEKRLRASAALNCLKRFHEMKKRGPKPYSLHLDHIIQKAISTHQKRDQYRVQKDIFILKDTEEALVMNLRDSQVLNHKENLDWNWNLIGTILKWPNVNLRNYKDEQLHRFVRRLLYFYKPSSKLYANLDLDYAKAKQLTVVGCQFTEFLLESEEDGQGYLEELVKDIVHWLNTSSGMKPERSLQNNGLLNTLSQHYFLFFGTLSCHPHGVKMLEKCNVFQCLLNLCSLKNQDHLLKLTVSSLDYSRDGLARVILSKILTAATDSCRLYATKHLRVLLRANVEFFSNWGIELLVTQLHDKNKTISSEALDILDEACEDKANLHALIQMKPALSHLGDKGLLLLLRFLSIPKGFSYLNERGYVTKQMEKWQKEYNLKYVELIEEQLNEALTTYRKPVDGDNYVRRSNQRLQRPHVYLPVHLYGQLVHHKTGCHLLESQSIVTDLSYTVRSPMLDKWEGIKQLKAALWALGNIGSSNWGLNLLQEENVIPDIMALAQHCEVLSVRGTCVYVLGLIAKTKQGCDILKHQNWDAVRHSRRQPWPVVPDDMEQLCNELSSIPSTLSLNSESTSSRHNSESESAPSSMFIMEDDRFGSTSTSTFFLDITEDAEQIFYDRPGPSKDKDRSPFPFFSSSRLVKNRILNSLTLPNKKHRSSSDPKGGKLTSSDSKSGLRRNRTVTEPSGSIDFPAGEDFNPVFKVPKIQTLRLETSFVGSKHMEDTDSTPSIGENDMKLPKGLGNEIHRENTSRERLIGDGTTQTHFKSRSLSFNTDTTTSGISSMSSSPSRETVGVDTTNVDTDCGSLSTVVSTKTVKPSHCSTPQSNHLPLSKSNSVSLVPPGSSHTLPRRAQSLKAPSLATIKSLADYNFSYTSSRDAFGYATLKRLQQQRMHPSLSHSEALASPAKDVLFTDTITMKSGSLDSRLTPSRFMKALSYASLDKEDLLSPINQNTLQRSSSVRSMVSNATYGSSDDYIGLALPVDINEIFQVKETPYFQKKTTPPFDDHGARVFAPDAGGLPSGTSDVKSPFQMLRQQISLTEIMNTSRSDASQFLENTEDTGLQEHTDENCLYCVCTQILGYQPNNKVNSSYSRTDFSDIPYTDWCGQTIHNHLDVHSSKFSGISGCSDAVSHGSASSTKSTELVLGVKSIPDDTPVCRILLRKEVLRLVINLSSSVGTKGHETGLLTIKEKYPQAFDDICLYSEVSYLLAHCTFRLPSRRFIQELFQDVQFLQMHEEAEAILATPTKQQAVVDTSVES; encoded by the exons GTATTATCAGCCTGTGCAAACCTGGAAATTCTGGGATCCAGTCTCTTATTGGGGTACTCTGTATACCAAATATGGAAATACGG CGAGGTTTGCTTGAAGTTCTCTATGATATATTTCGCCTTCCTCTTCCTGTTATGGCAGAAGAATTTATTGAGGCGCTTCTCAGTGTAG ATCCAAGCAGGTTTCAGGACTGCTGGAGACTTTCTGATGGCTTTGTAGCTGCTGAAGCTAAAACTATATTACCCCATCGAGCCAGGTCAAG ACCGGATCTCATGGATAACTATTTGGCTTTAGTGCTTTCAGCTTTTATTAGCAATGGACTACTTGAG GGTCTAGTTGAAGTGATTACAAGTAGTGATGACCATGTATCTGTTAGAGCAACTATCCTTTTAGGAGAACTTCTGCACATG gcAAACACAATTCTTCCTCATTCTCACAGCCATCACCTTCACTGCTTACCAACGCTAATGAATATGGCAGCATCTTTTGACatcatgaaagagaaaagact acGAGCAAGTGCTGCACTCAACTGCTTGAAACGTTTTCATGAGATGAAGAAAAGAGGACCTAAACCTTACAGCCTCCATTTAGATCACATTATACAGAAAGCAATCTCAACACACCAAAAAAGGGATCAGTATCGTGTGCAGAAAgacatctttattttaaag GATACAGAAGAAGCACTTGTAATGAATCTTCGAGACAGCCAAGTTCTTAATCATAAAGAGAACCTTGACTGGAATTGGAATCTAATAGGTACCATACTGAAG tggccAAATGTAAATCTAAGGAACTATAAAGATGAACAATTGCACAG GTTTGTAAGGAGATTGCTGTATTTTTACAAGCCTAGCAGTAAACTCTATGCCAACTTGGATCTGGACTATGCCAAGGCTAAGCAGCTCACAGTGGTGGGTTGTCAGTTTACTGAATTTCTTCTTGAATCAGAAGAG GATGGACAAGGTTACCTGGAAGAATTGGTTAAAGATATTGTACATTGGCTCAATACTTCATCAGGAATGAAGCCTGAACGTAGTCTTCAAAACAATGGATTACTAAATACCCTTAGCCAGCACTACTTTCTGTTTTTTGGTACTCTCTCTTGTCACCCTCATGGAGTGAAAATGCTTGAAAAATGTAATGTGTTTCAGTG tcttcttaATCTTTGTTCTCTGAAGAACCAGGATCACTTGTTAAAATTGACTGTTTCCAGTTTGGATTACAGCAGAGACGGATTAGCAAGAGTCATCCTCTCCAAAATCCTGACAGCAGCTACTGAT agctgcaggttGTATGCAACGAAACACTTACGAGTGTTGCTGAGAGCGAATGTAGAGTTCTTCAGCAACTGGGGGATTGAGTTACTGGTGACCCAATTacatgataaaaataaaactatttcttcTGAGGCACTTGATATTTTAGATGAAGCATGTGAAGACAAG gcCAACCTTCATGCCCTTATCCAAATGAAACCAGCTCTTTCTCATCTGGGAGACAAGGGTTTGCTTCTACTCCTAAG ATTTTTGTCCATCCCAAAGGGATTTTCGTATCTAAATGAAAGAGGCTATGTaacaaaacaaatggaaaagtgGCAAAAG GAATATAACTTAAAGTATGTTGAACTGATAGAAGAACAACTTAATGAAGCACTTACAACGTACCGCAAACCTGTTGATGGGGATAACTATGTTCGTCGGAGCAACCAAAG ATTACAGCGACCACATGTCTACCTGCCAGTTCACCTTTATGGCCAACTGGTGCACCATAAAACAGGCTGCCATTTATTGGAGTCTCAG AGTATTGTTACAGATCTAAGTTACACTGTTCGTTCCCCAATGTTGGATAAGTGGGAAGGAATTAAGCAGCTGAAAGCAGCCCTTTGGGCCTTG GGCAATATTGGATCATCAAATTGGGGCCTTAACTTGCTTCAGGAGGAGAATGTAATTCCTGATATAATGGCACTTGCGCAACACTGTGAAGTTCTCTCTGTTAGAGG AACCTGTGTCTACGTGCTTGGTCTAATAGCCAAAACTAAACAAGGATGTGACATTCTGAAGCATCAGAACTGGGATGCAGTCAGACACAGTCGTAGACAGCCTTGGCCAGTGGTCCCTGATGACATGGAACAGCTCTGCAATGAACTTTCTTCTATACCCAGCACACTTAGCTTGAACTCTGAGTCCACCAGTTCTAGACATAACAGTGAAAGCGAATCTGCTCCTTCAA GTATGTTCATCATGGAGGATGACCGCTTTGGCAGTACTTCCACTAGTACATTCTTCTTAGATATTACTGAAGATgcagaacaaatattttatgaCAGACCTGGGCCTTCAAAGGACAAAGACCGTagcccctttcctttttttagttCTAGTAGGCTTGTGAAAAACCGCATTCTAAACTCTCTTACTCTACCtaataaaaaacacagaagtaGCAGTGATCCAAAAGGAGGGAAATTGACATCATCTGACAGTAAATCAGGTCTGAGACGAAACCGTACAGTAACAGAACCTTCTGGTAGTATAGACTTTCCTGCTGGGGAGGATTTCAACCCTGTTTTCAAAGTTCCTAAAATCCAGACATTGCGATTAGAAACGTCCTTTGTTGGAAGTAAGCATATGGAAGATACTGATAGTACCCCAAGTATTGGGGAAAATGATATGAAGCTGCCAAAAGGTCTTGGAAATGAAATTCACCGGGAAAACACAAGCAGAGAAAGGCTAATAGGAGATGGTACTACACAAACACATTTCAAGAGTCGTAGTTTAAGTTTTAATACAGATACTACAACAAGTGGCATAAGCTCCATGAGCTCTAGCCCTTCAAGGGAGACGGTAGGTGTGGACACTACAAATGTAGATACTGACTGTGGAAGTTTGAGCACTGTGGTAAGCACAAAAACAGTTAAACCAAGTCACTGTTCAACACCACAGTCTAACCACCTGCCTCTCTCAAAATCCAACTCTGTGTCCCTGGTACCACCAGGGTCTTCTCATACACTTCCCCGGAGAGCTCAGTCTCTTAAAGCTCCTTCTCTTGCTACGATAAAAAGTCTTGCTGACTATAACTTCAGCTACACAAGTTCTCGAGATGCCTTTGGCTATGCTACACTAAAACGCTTGCAACAGCAGAGGATGCATCCTTCACTGTCTCATTCAGAAGCCCTTGCATCTCCAGCAAAGGATGTGCTGTTTACTGACACTATTACCATGAAGTCTGGCAGCCTGGATTCTCGGCTAACCCCAAGCCG ATTCATGAAAGCTTTAAGTTATGCTTCATTAGATAAAGAAGACTTACTAAGCCCTATTAACCAAAACACACTTCAGCGATCATCCTCTGTTCGTTCCATGGTTTCTAATGCTACATATGGTAGCTCTGATGATTACATTGGCCTTGCTCTCCCCGTGGATatcaatgaaatatttcag GTAAAGGAAACTCCatatttccagaagaaaaccaCACCTCCATTTGATGACCATGGAGCTAGGGTCTTTGCACCTGATGCAGGAG GTCTTCCATCAGGTACAAGTGATGTCAAAAGCCCTTTTCAGATGCTTCGGCAGCAGATCAGTCTCACAGAAATCATGAATACCAGCCGTTCAGATGCCTCTCAGTTCTTAGAAAATACAGAGGATACAGGGCTACAGGAGCACACAGATGAGAACTGCCTTTACTGTGTCTGCACTCAGATATTAGGGTATCAGCCTAACAACAAAGTTAACTCATCATATAGCCGTACAG ACTTTTCAGACATTCCATATACTGACTGGTGTGGGCAGACCATACACAATCACTTAGATGTGCATTCCTCCAAATTTTCTGGAATTTCAGGCTGTAGTGATGCAGTGTCCCATGGTTCAGCTAGCAGCACCAAGAGTACAGAGCTTGTGCTAG GAGTAAAATCAATTCCCGATGACACACCAGTGTGCAGAATTCTTCTGCGGAAAGAAGTCTTACGTTTAGTGATCAATTTGAGTAGTTCAGTAGGAACCAAGGGCCATGAAACTGGACTCCTGAC aatTAAGGAGAAGTATCCCCAGGCATTTGATGACATATGCCTTTATTCTGAGGTGTCCTACTTATTAGCACATTGTACATTTCGACTTCCATCTCGAAGGTTCATTCAGGAACTGTTTCAAGATGTGCAGTTCTTACAA ATGCATGAAGAAGCAGAGGCCATTTTAGCGACACCAACAAAACAACAGGCAGTAGTTGATACCTCAGTAGAATCCTGA
- the RICTOR gene encoding rapamycin-insensitive companion of mTOR isoform X4: protein MITVNASLFPSSITNSLIAVGNDGLQERDRMVRACIAIICELALQNPEVVALRGGLSTILKNVIDCQLSRINEALITTVLHLINHPKTRQYVRADVELERILAPYTDFHYRHNPDTAEGQVKEDREARFLASKMGIVAAFRSWAGIISLCKPGNSGIQSLIGVLCIPNMEIRRGLLEVLYDIFRLPLPVMAEEFIEALLSVDPSRFQDCWRLSDGFVAAEAKTILPHRARSRPDLMDNYLALVLSAFISNGLLEGLVEVITSSDDHVSVRATILLGELLHMANTILPHSHSHHLHCLPTLMNMAASFDIMKEKRLRASAALNCLKRFHEMKKRGPKPYSLHLDHIIQKAISTHQKRDQYRVQKDIFILKDTEEALVMNLRDSQVLNHKENLDWNWNLIGTILKWPNVNLRNYKDEQLHRFVRRLLYFYKPSSKLYANLDLDYAKAKQLTVVGCQFTEFLLESEEDGQGYLEELVKDIVHWLNTSSGMKPERSLQNNGLLNTLSQHYFLFFGTLSCHPHGVKMLEKCNVFQCLLNLCSLKNQDHLLKLTVSSLDYSRDGLARVILSKILTAATDSCRLYATKHLRVLLRANVEFFSNWGIELLVTQLHDKNKTISSEALDILDEACEDKANLHALIQMKPALSHLGDKGLLLLLRFLSIPKGFSYLNERGYVTKQMEKWQKEYNLKYVELIEEQLNEALTTYRKPVDGDNYVRRSNQRLQRPHVYLPVHLYGQLVHHKTGCHLLESQSIVTDLSYTVRSPMLDKWEGIKQLKAALWALGNIGSSNWGLNLLQEENVIPDIMALAQHCEVLSVRGTCVYVLGLIAKTKQGCDILKHQNWDAVRHSRRQPWPVVPDDMEQLCNELSSIPSTLSLNSESTSSRHNSESESAPSSMFIMEDDRFGSTSTSTFFLDITEDAEQIFYDRPGPSKDKDRSPFPFFSSSRLVKNRILNSLTLPNKKHRSSSDPKGGKLTSSDSKSGLRRNRTVTEPSGSIDFPAGEDFNPVFKVPKIQTLRLETSFVGSKHMEDTDSTPSIGENDMKLPKGLGNEIHRENTSRERLIGDGTTQTHFKSRSLSFNTDTTTSGISSMSSSPSRETVGVDTTNVDTDCGSLSTVVSTKTVKPSHCSTPQSNHLPLSKSNSVSLVPPGSSHTLPRRAQSLKAPSLATIKSLADYNFSYTSSRDAFGYATLKRLQQQRMHPSLSHSEALASPAKDVLFTDTITMKSGSLDSRLTPSRFMKALSYASLDKEDLLSPINQNTLQRSSSVRSMVSNATYGSSDDYIGLALPVDINEIFQVKETPYFQKKTTPPFDDHGARVFAPDAGGLPSGTSDVKSPFQMLRQQISLTEIMNTSRSDASQFLENTEDTGLQEHTDENCLYCVCTQILGYQPNNKVNSSYSRTDFSDIPYTDWCGQTIHNHLDVHSSKFSGISGCSDAVSHGSASSTKSTELVLGVKSIPDDTPVCRILLRKEVLRLVINLSSSVGTKGHETGLLTIKEKYPQAFDDICLYSEVSYLLAHCTFRLPSRRFIQELFQDVQFLQMHEEAEAILATPTKQQAVVDTSVES, encoded by the exons GTATTATCAGCCTGTGCAAACCTGGAAATTCTGGGATCCAGTCTCTTATTGGGGTACTCTGTATACCAAATATGGAAATACGG CGAGGTTTGCTTGAAGTTCTCTATGATATATTTCGCCTTCCTCTTCCTGTTATGGCAGAAGAATTTATTGAGGCGCTTCTCAGTGTAG ATCCAAGCAGGTTTCAGGACTGCTGGAGACTTTCTGATGGCTTTGTAGCTGCTGAAGCTAAAACTATATTACCCCATCGAGCCAGGTCAAG ACCGGATCTCATGGATAACTATTTGGCTTTAGTGCTTTCAGCTTTTATTAGCAATGGACTACTTGAG GGTCTAGTTGAAGTGATTACAAGTAGTGATGACCATGTATCTGTTAGAGCAACTATCCTTTTAGGAGAACTTCTGCACATG gcAAACACAATTCTTCCTCATTCTCACAGCCATCACCTTCACTGCTTACCAACGCTAATGAATATGGCAGCATCTTTTGACatcatgaaagagaaaagact acGAGCAAGTGCTGCACTCAACTGCTTGAAACGTTTTCATGAGATGAAGAAAAGAGGACCTAAACCTTACAGCCTCCATTTAGATCACATTATACAGAAAGCAATCTCAACACACCAAAAAAGGGATCAGTATCGTGTGCAGAAAgacatctttattttaaag GATACAGAAGAAGCACTTGTAATGAATCTTCGAGACAGCCAAGTTCTTAATCATAAAGAGAACCTTGACTGGAATTGGAATCTAATAGGTACCATACTGAAG tggccAAATGTAAATCTAAGGAACTATAAAGATGAACAATTGCACAG GTTTGTAAGGAGATTGCTGTATTTTTACAAGCCTAGCAGTAAACTCTATGCCAACTTGGATCTGGACTATGCCAAGGCTAAGCAGCTCACAGTGGTGGGTTGTCAGTTTACTGAATTTCTTCTTGAATCAGAAGAG GATGGACAAGGTTACCTGGAAGAATTGGTTAAAGATATTGTACATTGGCTCAATACTTCATCAGGAATGAAGCCTGAACGTAGTCTTCAAAACAATGGATTACTAAATACCCTTAGCCAGCACTACTTTCTGTTTTTTGGTACTCTCTCTTGTCACCCTCATGGAGTGAAAATGCTTGAAAAATGTAATGTGTTTCAGTG tcttcttaATCTTTGTTCTCTGAAGAACCAGGATCACTTGTTAAAATTGACTGTTTCCAGTTTGGATTACAGCAGAGACGGATTAGCAAGAGTCATCCTCTCCAAAATCCTGACAGCAGCTACTGAT agctgcaggttGTATGCAACGAAACACTTACGAGTGTTGCTGAGAGCGAATGTAGAGTTCTTCAGCAACTGGGGGATTGAGTTACTGGTGACCCAATTacatgataaaaataaaactatttcttcTGAGGCACTTGATATTTTAGATGAAGCATGTGAAGACAAG gcCAACCTTCATGCCCTTATCCAAATGAAACCAGCTCTTTCTCATCTGGGAGACAAGGGTTTGCTTCTACTCCTAAG ATTTTTGTCCATCCCAAAGGGATTTTCGTATCTAAATGAAAGAGGCTATGTaacaaaacaaatggaaaagtgGCAAAAG GAATATAACTTAAAGTATGTTGAACTGATAGAAGAACAACTTAATGAAGCACTTACAACGTACCGCAAACCTGTTGATGGGGATAACTATGTTCGTCGGAGCAACCAAAG ATTACAGCGACCACATGTCTACCTGCCAGTTCACCTTTATGGCCAACTGGTGCACCATAAAACAGGCTGCCATTTATTGGAGTCTCAG AGTATTGTTACAGATCTAAGTTACACTGTTCGTTCCCCAATGTTGGATAAGTGGGAAGGAATTAAGCAGCTGAAAGCAGCCCTTTGGGCCTTG GGCAATATTGGATCATCAAATTGGGGCCTTAACTTGCTTCAGGAGGAGAATGTAATTCCTGATATAATGGCACTTGCGCAACACTGTGAAGTTCTCTCTGTTAGAGG AACCTGTGTCTACGTGCTTGGTCTAATAGCCAAAACTAAACAAGGATGTGACATTCTGAAGCATCAGAACTGGGATGCAGTCAGACACAGTCGTAGACAGCCTTGGCCAGTGGTCCCTGATGACATGGAACAGCTCTGCAATGAACTTTCTTCTATACCCAGCACACTTAGCTTGAACTCTGAGTCCACCAGTTCTAGACATAACAGTGAAAGCGAATCTGCTCCTTCAA GTATGTTCATCATGGAGGATGACCGCTTTGGCAGTACTTCCACTAGTACATTCTTCTTAGATATTACTGAAGATgcagaacaaatattttatgaCAGACCTGGGCCTTCAAAGGACAAAGACCGTagcccctttcctttttttagttCTAGTAGGCTTGTGAAAAACCGCATTCTAAACTCTCTTACTCTACCtaataaaaaacacagaagtaGCAGTGATCCAAAAGGAGGGAAATTGACATCATCTGACAGTAAATCAGGTCTGAGACGAAACCGTACAGTAACAGAACCTTCTGGTAGTATAGACTTTCCTGCTGGGGAGGATTTCAACCCTGTTTTCAAAGTTCCTAAAATCCAGACATTGCGATTAGAAACGTCCTTTGTTGGAAGTAAGCATATGGAAGATACTGATAGTACCCCAAGTATTGGGGAAAATGATATGAAGCTGCCAAAAGGTCTTGGAAATGAAATTCACCGGGAAAACACAAGCAGAGAAAGGCTAATAGGAGATGGTACTACACAAACACATTTCAAGAGTCGTAGTTTAAGTTTTAATACAGATACTACAACAAGTGGCATAAGCTCCATGAGCTCTAGCCCTTCAAGGGAGACGGTAGGTGTGGACACTACAAATGTAGATACTGACTGTGGAAGTTTGAGCACTGTGGTAAGCACAAAAACAGTTAAACCAAGTCACTGTTCAACACCACAGTCTAACCACCTGCCTCTCTCAAAATCCAACTCTGTGTCCCTGGTACCACCAGGGTCTTCTCATACACTTCCCCGGAGAGCTCAGTCTCTTAAAGCTCCTTCTCTTGCTACGATAAAAAGTCTTGCTGACTATAACTTCAGCTACACAAGTTCTCGAGATGCCTTTGGCTATGCTACACTAAAACGCTTGCAACAGCAGAGGATGCATCCTTCACTGTCTCATTCAGAAGCCCTTGCATCTCCAGCAAAGGATGTGCTGTTTACTGACACTATTACCATGAAGTCTGGCAGCCTGGATTCTCGGCTAACCCCAAGCCG ATTCATGAAAGCTTTAAGTTATGCTTCATTAGATAAAGAAGACTTACTAAGCCCTATTAACCAAAACACACTTCAGCGATCATCCTCTGTTCGTTCCATGGTTTCTAATGCTACATATGGTAGCTCTGATGATTACATTGGCCTTGCTCTCCCCGTGGATatcaatgaaatatttcag GTAAAGGAAACTCCatatttccagaagaaaaccaCACCTCCATTTGATGACCATGGAGCTAGGGTCTTTGCACCTGATGCAGGAG GTCTTCCATCAGGTACAAGTGATGTCAAAAGCCCTTTTCAGATGCTTCGGCAGCAGATCAGTCTCACAGAAATCATGAATACCAGCCGTTCAGATGCCTCTCAGTTCTTAGAAAATACAGAGGATACAGGGCTACAGGAGCACACAGATGAGAACTGCCTTTACTGTGTCTGCACTCAGATATTAGGGTATCAGCCTAACAACAAAGTTAACTCATCATATAGCCGTACAG ACTTTTCAGACATTCCATATACTGACTGGTGTGGGCAGACCATACACAATCACTTAGATGTGCATTCCTCCAAATTTTCTGGAATTTCAGGCTGTAGTGATGCAGTGTCCCATGGTTCAGCTAGCAGCACCAAGAGTACAGAGCTTGTGCTAG GAGTAAAATCAATTCCCGATGACACACCAGTGTGCAGAATTCTTCTGCGGAAAGAAGTCTTACGTTTAGTGATCAATTTGAGTAGTTCAGTAGGAACCAAGGGCCATGAAACTGGACTCCTGAC aatTAAGGAGAAGTATCCCCAGGCATTTGATGACATATGCCTTTATTCTGAGGTGTCCTACTTATTAGCACATTGTACATTTCGACTTCCATCTCGAAGGTTCATTCAGGAACTGTTTCAAGATGTGCAGTTCTTACAA ATGCATGAAGAAGCAGAGGCCATTTTAGCGACACCAACAAAACAACAGGCAGTAGTTGATACCTCAGTAGAATCCTGA